The sequence TCCGATTCCCTATTCCCGAATCCCGTATACTGGTGATATGCCTAAAAAAGCTCTCCTCATCATCGCGCAGAAGGACTATCAGGACCGTGAGTACGAGCGCACGCGCGCCGAACTTGAACGTGGGGGTCTGGAGGTCACCGTTGCGAGTGGCGAAGGGGGTACGTGTACCGGAAAATTCGGGGGATCCGTCTTGAACACGATTGCGCTTGCACAGGTGAAGATCGCGGATTTCGATTGCATCATCTTCATCGGCGGGCCCGGTGCAGAGGCCTACGTGCGTCATCCGGAGGCGCTCCGGCTCGCGCACGAGGCTGTGGCTGCTTCTCTGCCGCTCGGAGCCCTCTGCATCGCTCCGTTGATCCTGGCGAAGGCCAGAGTGCTCGAAGGCAGGCAGGCGACGGTGTGGGATGACGGCCGGGGCACCCAGGCGGCAATTCTGAAACAGGCCGGGGCCGTATACACCGGTGATTCCGTTACGAGAGATGGAATGATCGTCACGGGCAACGGGCCGGAAGCGTCGGAGGAGTTCGGACGGACGCTCGTAGAGCTGACGAGGACGTGAGGGCGAGTAGTTTCCTGCCTCACCCCCTAGCCCCCTCTCCATCCCTGCCACGATTCCTTCATGGAGAGGGGGAACACGTACTCTTTTTGAAAAGTGCTCATAAACAGAAAGGGTGCGCCCCTCTCCCGTTGGCGTTGGGTGGGTGGGGAGAGTGGGGGTGAGGCAGATCCCCGGCTCACTCCAAACTCAGTGATCCAAAGGTCTGCACCCAGACGTCGCCGAAGACACCGATGCCTGTTTCGCGGAAGAGCGGCTGCAGAATCGTCTGGCGGTGCGATGTGGAGGCCATCCACTGCTTCACGGCAATGGATGCGGTCTGCTGGCCGCGCGCAATATTCTCGCCGAGCGCGAAGCGCGGAGAGCAGTTGCACACAGGAGTGCGCTTGGTGATGAAATAGTGCTGGGCAGTTTCAGAGCGCTGAGAGAGCAGGCTGCTCAAATCAAAGATCGCCTGACAGGGGCATAACTCCGGCGGGAGGGTGAGGTACCCCGTATTCCGGATACGGTCGACGTAACTGGCGCCCTCAGGTGTGAAGTGGCCGAAGTATCCCCGCTGGTACATGTCCTTGGCATGCTCCTGGGCCGCCTGTTCGAGGCGTGGGCTGCGGATGAGAGGCAACAGTTCTGCGGTGGCGCGTTCATGATTGATGAAGGAGATGATCTGGAGCTTTCTCTGCTCCTTGGTGCTGGGAATCGGCAGGAGGGCGCGGGTGAGGAGCTGGGTGCCGGGCGGTGGGGAAGCGACGGAAGAAGTGCGGATGATCCGGGGGAAAAGGCCGACGGGGGTTGTGGTGCGCGGACGCAGGGAAGGGGCGCACAGGAAGAGTGCATACACGGCCTGTGCGGCCTCTCCCAGTGTCATGGATTGTTCCGGATGCAGGAGTGTTTTCTTTTCCAGGGCAAAGAGGCGGCACTGCTCGACATAACCCGCGAAGGGGGCGTACGGAGCACCTGATGGAATGTCGGTGAAATGGTGTTCCGGTCCTGCCGGGAGCCTGAAGAACATGACGAGCATCCAGAGGTATTCCCCGCGTGACACGGGCGAATCGGGGCCGATCATTTTGGTCGTAGCATCCACGCGCAACATTCCGCGCTCCACGGCAGCCGACAGTGCCTTCTCCTGCCAGGAGCCCGTCGGAACATCCACGAAGACCGGACGGGGTCCTGTGGGGTCGGGGATGGTTTGGCCGCTGGATTGAAAGAGAAAGCGCACAGCCTCCGCCCGTGTGACGAGGGGGGCCTGTGCCTGCGCCGTAGTTGCGAGGGTGCAGAGCGAGAGAATGAAGGCGAGAGATCGACGCATCGGGCGCTTTGTACCACAGAGAGGGCCATACTCCGCTTGCACTCGCACGGGAAAATGCGCAGAAAACGCGTGTTCCTCCCTTTACCTTCGGCGGCCGACCCACTACGATGCCCCCCCGTATCCCTACGCAAGGGAAGCGATATGTTACACATGCTCCGTCCAGCACACGGCTCGACCCACAAGCGCAAGCGCGTTGCACGCGGCAGCAGTGCCGGCGGCGGAACGACGGCGGGTCGCGGCACCAAAGGCCAGCAGGCACGTGCCGGTAAGGGCCGCAAATTCGGCTTCGAGGGAGGTCAGGTTCCGCTCATCATCCGCCAGCCCAAGCTCCCAGGCTTCAAGCGGCCGATGCACCGCACATTCGAAGTGATCAATATCGAGGCGCTGGAGGCCAAGCTCCCGGCGGGTGCGTACGATGCCGCTTCGCTTCGCCAGCACGGCCTGCGCACAACGCGCCAGCCGGTGAAAATTCTGGGCCAGGGGTCCGTCACCAAGAAATTCGATCTCACAGTTCACGCTGTTTCCAAATCCGCTCGGTTGGCACTCACGAAGGCCGGAGGTTCGGTCATGATCGTGCAGTGAGTGACTGGGCCCATGCGGAATTCATCCCATGTTCACCTACTTACGACAGCTCTGGCACTCCGAGGATCTCCGTCGCCGGATCCTCATGACGCTCTTTCTGCTGTTCCTCTACCGCGTCGTTGCGCACATCACAATTCCCGGCGCCGATCCCCAGGCGTTGCAGCAATACCTGGGCACCCGTTCCGCCTCCGGGCCCATGGGCATCTTCGTCGCGCTCACCGGCGGCTCCATCGATAATTTCTCCGTGGTCCTGCTCGGGCTTTCGCCCTACATCAATGCGTCCATCATCGTGCAGCTCTGCACAGTGATCTTTCCGAAACTCGAGGCCCTGAGCAAAGAGGGCGCGCACGGTCAGCAGGAGCTCAACCGCTACATGCGCTGGATTTCCTTCCCGCTCGCATTCATGCAGAGCTACGGCTTTCTGATCCTCCTCAGCCGTGGCGGTTTGAATTTGGTGGATACGTCCTTCCCGTACGTTCTGCTGCCCATGCTCTACGTGACGGCGGGGTCGCTCTTCGTGATGTGGCTGGGTGAAATCATCACCGAGAAGGGCATCGGCAATGGCATTTCGCTCATCATCTTCACAGGAATCGTTTCGGGCATTCCCGCCACCCTGAGCTCTGTGCTGGTGGGGGGTCAGGGCCAGATGGGGATGTTCTTCCTCTTCTCCGCCATCTCGGTGGCGATGCTCATCGCAGTCGTGCTCTTCACCGATGCCCACAAACTGGTGCCCATCACGTACGCAAATCAGGGGGCCGGACGGGGGGTCGCCGGCGGTATTCCGATTCGCCTGAACCAGGCAGGCATGATTCCGATCATCTTCGCGATTTCGCTCATCACCTTCCCGGCGATTCTCGCTCAATTCCTGCAGACGGCGCCGCGCTTCGCCTCCGTCGTGAGCTTCATCACGCTCTACTTGAGCCCGCAGAACCCGAGTCTCCTCTACCTGCTCGTCTATTTCCTGCTCGTGGTCGCCTTCACCTACTTCTACGTTTCAGTGACGTTCAAAGTGGATGATCTGGCCGAGCAGATCCAGAAGCGCGGAGGGTTCATCCCGGGCATCCGGCCCGGCCGCCAGACAGCGGAGGTGCTGCAGCGCACCTCGAGTCGCCTGAACCTGTGGGGCGGCACGTTCCTGGGGCTCATTGCCGTTCTCCCGCTCGCCTTTACCAAGTTTTCCACGATGAGCCGTGCCGATCTCATCATTTCCGGTTCCGGTCTCATCATCGTGGTGGGCGTCGTGATGGAATTGATCCGACAAATCAACGCGCAATTGCTCGCTCACGACTACGAAAAGTTGGTGTAGGACGATGTCAGGTAGGTAAAGTAGGTAAGGTAAGTACGGTAGGGGAACATTTCTGATGCAGTGAGTTCGTTAATTGATGCAGTAGGTACGAGGTGCGATTTACGTGTGCAAGGAGCTCCTGATATTGCTCTGATGTTAGGTAAAGAAGATCGAGAGAAAGCTCTAGGAAATTATCAACTTCCGCGGCTGATGCATATGCTCGTTCGTAATAAATACGTCGATGAGCTGACGAACTCATCCTTGAGCCTTCTGCAATCTGGGCGCCAATTGATGATGATGATGCTCTTCTGAGCTGGCTTGTCAGACCGAAGCGTTCATGCGATGGGAACGAGGTAGTGACTTTGTATAGAAGAATTGTCAGAGCGTGAGCCTCTTGCCAGACAATGAGCTTTCTGAATCCTTCTTGAAAGCGTTGGTAGGCCATGTGTACGAACGTACACCTCACATACCGTGACGTCAATCATTTGCGCAAATTGCCTACCTTACCTACCTTACCTTCAATACTTTCCTTACTACCTTACCTTCGCATGGACCTCGTTCTCTTCGGTATCCAAGGCAGTGGCAAAGGCACGCAAGCCAAGCGTCTCTGCGCGGAGTTCGATTTTGAAATGTTCGAGGCTGGTGGAGAACTGCGCAAGATCGCAGCGGGCGGTTCAAAGCTTGGTGCAACGGTGAAGTCCTACATTGATGTCGGAAAGCTGGTACCGTTCGAGATCATCATGCAGGTGGTCAAAGAGGCGATTCTCGCGCGCCCGAAGTCGCAGAAGATTCTCTTCGACGGCATTCCGCGGGATCAGGATCAAATGACGGCATTCGACGCGATTATGGCCGAAGCGGGCAGAGATTTTCGCTGCATCGAGATAGAGCTGAGCGAGGAGGAGGGAGTGCAGCGCATCCTGGGCAGGGCCCAAGTCGAAGGCCGCAAAGACGATGCCGACGAAACAATCATCCGCCGCCGCATGAAGACGTTCTTCGAGAAGACGAAGCCCGTGATCGAGCGCTACAAAGCCGCAGGAAAACTGACGGAGGTGGATGGGCGGGGGACGGTGGAGGAGGTGTACGAAGCGATGAGGAAACTTATTAGCTGATTGGCTTGTTGGCTTGTTCGTAGCCAAAACATACCTTTTCGATCATGCACTGAACTCAATCTCAGCAACCGAATAAGCTAACAACCTAACCACCTAACCACCCAACAACCTAACAAGCTATACTTCCCTTCGATGCCCCGTTTCCAAATCTTCACAGAAGCAGAGGTCACCTCGGTGCGGAAGGGGGGAAAGATTCTCCATGATTGCCTGCAGCACGTCGCCGCGCTGACCGAGCCGGGCGTGACAACGGGCTTTCTCGATTCCATTGCTGAGACCTTTATCCGTGACCACGGGGGGGCCCCCGGC is a genomic window of Candidatus Peribacter riflensis containing:
- a CDS encoding protease I, with translation MPKKALLIIAQKDYQDREYERTRAELERGGLEVTVASGEGGTCTGKFGGSVLNTIALAQVKIADFDCIIFIGGPGAEAYVRHPEALRLAHEAVAASLPLGALCIAPLILAKARVLEGRQATVWDDGRGTQAAILKQAGAVYTGDSVTRDGMIVTGNGPEASEEFGRTLVELTRT
- a CDS encoding large subunit ribosomal protein L15, which gives rise to MLHMLRPAHGSTHKRKRVARGSSAGGGTTAGRGTKGQQARAGKGRKFGFEGGQVPLIIRQPKLPGFKRPMHRTFEVINIEALEAKLPAGAYDAASLRQHGLRTTRQPVKILGQGSVTKKFDLTVHAVSKSARLALTKAGGSVMIVQ
- a CDS encoding preprotein translocase subunit SecY, whose product is MFTYLRQLWHSEDLRRRILMTLFLLFLYRVVAHITIPGADPQALQQYLGTRSASGPMGIFVALTGGSIDNFSVVLLGLSPYINASIIVQLCTVIFPKLEALSKEGAHGQQELNRYMRWISFPLAFMQSYGFLILLSRGGLNLVDTSFPYVLLPMLYVTAGSLFVMWLGEIITEKGIGNGISLIIFTGIVSGIPATLSSVLVGGQGQMGMFFLFSAISVAMLIAVVLFTDAHKLVPITYANQGAGRGVAGGIPIRLNQAGMIPIIFAISLITFPAILAQFLQTAPRFASVVSFITLYLSPQNPSLLYLLVYFLLVVAFTYFYVSVTFKVDDLAEQIQKRGGFIPGIRPGRQTAEVLQRTSSRLNLWGGTFLGLIAVLPLAFTKFSTMSRADLIISGSGLIIVVGVVMELIRQINAQLLAHDYEKLV
- a CDS encoding adenylate kinase, giving the protein MDLVLFGIQGSGKGTQAKRLCAEFDFEMFEAGGELRKIAAGGSKLGATVKSYIDVGKLVPFEIIMQVVKEAILARPKSQKILFDGIPRDQDQMTAFDAIMAEAGRDFRCIEIELSEEEGVQRILGRAQVEGRKDDADETIIRRRMKTFFEKTKPVIERYKAAGKLTEVDGRGTVEEVYEAMRKLIS